The proteins below are encoded in one region of Lactuca sativa cultivar Salinas chromosome 3, Lsat_Salinas_v11, whole genome shotgun sequence:
- the LOC111920828 gene encoding DExH-box ATP-dependent RNA helicase DExH12 — MAHLGGGAEAHARFKQYEYRANSSLVLTSDSRSPQDTHEPTGEPESLYGKIDPKSFGDRAYRGRPAELDEKITKSKKKKEREPSSLASAEAGNNRQSKRRRLQEESVLTSTEEGVYQPKTKETRAAYEAMLSVIQTQLGGQPLNIVSGAADEILAVLKNDTLKNPDKKKDIEKLLNSIPNQVFDQLVSIGRLITDFQDAGGDAAGSNAANGEDALDDDVGVAVEFEENEEDDEKSNLDIVQEDDEEEEDDVLDRDGNNAMQMGGGMDDEDSQEANEGMTLNVQDIDAYWLQRKISQAYEQQIDPQQSQKLAEEVLMILEEGDDREVETKLLVHLQFDKFSLIKYLLRNRLKIVWCTRLARAEDQDQRKQIEEQMMGLGPDLAAVLEQLHATRATAKERQKNLEKSIREEARRLKDESGGGNGDRGRRDVVDRDAENGWLNGQRQLLDLESIAFQQGGLLMANKKCELPLGSYRNHSKGYEEVHVPALKPKPFAPDEKLVEISTMPSWAQPAFEGMTQLNRVQSKVYETALFKADNLLLCAPTGAGKTNVAMLTILQQIGLHMNEDGTFNRSDYKIVYVAPMKALVAEIVGNLSNRLEPHYGIIVKELSGDQSLTRQQIEETQIIVTTPEKWDIITRKSGDRTYTKLLKLLIIDEIHLLHDNRGPVLESIVARTLRQIETTKEHIRLVGLSATIPNYDDVALFMRVELEKGLFHFDNSYRPCPLAQQYIGITVKKPLQRFQVMNDICYEKVIGVAGKHQVLIFVHSRKETTKTARAIRDAALADDTLGIFLKEDSAAREILRDHTELVKSNDLKDLLPYGLAIHNAGMARADRDLVEVLFADGHIQVLVSTATLAWGVNLPAHTVIIKGTQIYNPEKGAWTELSPLDVMQMLGRAGRPQFDTYGEGIVITGHSEMQYYLSLMNQQLPIESQFVAKLADQLNAEIVLGTVQNAKEALNWLRYTYLYVRMMHNPTLYGLSADALTRDPSLLDWRSDLVHSAATILDKNNLVKYDRKSGYFQVTDLGRIASYYYITHGTIATYNEHLKPTMTDIELCRLFSLSEEFKYITARQDEKMELAMLLDRVPNPIKESLEEPSAKINVLLQAYISQLKLEGLSLTSDMVFITQSAGRLMRALFEIVVKRGWARLAEKALNLCKMINKRIWSVQTPLRQFHGIKNDILMKLEKKDLAWERYYDLSSQELGELVRAPKLGKNLHKCIHQFPKLNLAAHVQPITRTILRVELTITPDFQWEDRIHGYVEPFWVIVEDNDGEYILHNEYFLLKKQYIDEDHTLSFTVPIYEPLPPQYFIKVVSDRWLGSLSVLPVTFRHLILPEKYPPPTELLDLQPLPVTALRNPLYEALYQEFKHLNPVQTQVFTVLYNTDDNVLVAAPTGSGKTICAEFAVLRNHQKVSEGVMRAVYIAPVEALAKERYNEWKKKFGDGLGLRVCELTGETATDLKLLEKGQVIISTPDRWDALSRRWKQRKHIQQVSLFIVDELHLIGGQGGPVLEVIVSRMRYIASQGHNIRIVALSTSLANAKDLGEWIGATSHGLFNFPPGVRPVPLEIHIQGIDIANFEARMQAMSKPTYTAIVQHAKNGKPAIVFVPTRKHARLTAVDLMTYSSAESTYENGEKPLFLLQSENEISPFIERIKEPMLKETLVYGVGYLHEGLTTTDQDIVRTLFETGCIQVCVMSGTMCWGVSLRAHLVVVMGTQYYDGRENAHTDYPVTDLLQMMGLASRPLVDNSGKCVVFCHAPRKEYYKKFLFEAFPVESHLHHHLHDNLNAEVVVEVIANKQDPVDYLTWTFIYRRLTQNPNYYNLQGVSQRHLSDHLSELVENTLSDLEASNCVTINGDFYLSPNNLGIIASYYYISYTTIERFSSSLTPKTKLKGLLEILASASEFEQLPVRPGEEDLIRRLIHHQRFSFENPRYTDPHVKVNTLLQAHFSRQMQMVGGNLGSDQQEVVLSASRLLQAMVDVISSNGWLSLALLTMEVSQMVTQGMWERDSVLLQLPHFTKDVAKRCQENPGRSIETVFDLVEMEDDERRELLQMSDPQLMDIAKFCNRFPNIDLSYDVVDGDNIRAGEEFTMVVTLERDLEGRTEVGPVDAPRYLKGKEEGWWLVVGDTKSNQLLAIKRVSLQRKAKVKLDNITAPSDAVGKKSFTLYFMCDSYMGCDQEYSFSIDVKAGRGSDD, encoded by the exons ATGGCACATTTAGGTGGTGGTGCTGAGGCACATGCCCGATTTAAACAGTATGAATACAGAGCCAACTCGAGCCTTGTGTTGACATCGGATTCTCGGTCTCCACAAGATACGCATGAGCCAACTGGCGAGCCTGAGTCTTTGTATGGGAAGATAGACCCCAAGAGTTTTGGTGACCGTGCTTATAGAGGGAGACCAGCAGAGTTGGATGAGAAAATCACCaagtccaagaagaagaaggaacgTGAACCATCATCACTTGCTTCTGCTGAAGCTGGGAATAACAGACAGAGCAAGAGGCGCCGTCTTCAAGAAGAGAGTGTCCTTACATCAACAGAGGAAGGGGTTTATCAGCCAAAGACGAAAGAAACTCGAGCTGCATATGAGGCAATGCTTAGTGTCATACAGACACAATTGGGTGGTCAGCCTTTGAATATTGTAAGTGGTGCTGCAGACGAGATCTTGGCTGTGCTCAAGAATGATACTTTGAAGAACCCGGACAAGaagaaggatattgagaaatTGCTAAACTCTATACCAAACCAGGTGTTTGATCAGTTAGTCTCTATTGGGAGGCTTATAACAGATTTTCAAGATGCAGGTGGTGATGCTGCTGGGTCTAATGCTGCAAATGGTGAAGATGCTCTGGATGATGATGTTGGTGTAGCTGTTGAATTCGAAGAGAATGAAGAGGATGATGAAAAGAGTAATCTTGATATTGTACAGGAAGATGAcgaggaggaagaagatgatgttTTGGACAGAGATGGAAACAATGCTATGCAAATGGGTGGGGGTATGGATGATGAAGACTCACAAGAAGCTAATGAGGGTATGACGCTTAATGTACAGGACATTGATGCTTATTGGCTTCAGAGGAAGATCTCCCAGGCTTATGAGCAGCAGATTGATCCACAGCAAAGCCAGAAGCTTGCTGAAGAGGTACTGATGATTCTTGAAGAAGGTGATGACCGTGAAGTCGAAACGAAGCTATTGGTGCATCTTCAGTTTGATAAGTTCAGTCTGATAAAGTACCTTTTGAGGAACAGACTGAAGATTGTGTGGTGTACCCGTCTTGCAAGGGCTGAAGATCAAGATCAAAGGAAGCAAATTGAAGAACAAATGATGGGACTGGGGCCTGATTTGGCTGCAGTATTGGAACAACTGCATGCCACAAGGGCAACAGCAAAAGAGAGGCAGAAGAACTTGGAGAAAAGCATAAGAGAAGAAGCAAGGCGGTTGAAGGATGAGAGTGGTGGTGGAAATGGGGATCGTGGTCGAAGGGATGTTGTTGATAGGGATGCTGAAAACGGTTGGTTAAATGGTCAAAGACAGTTGCTTGATCTTGAGAGCATCGCGTTTCAGCAAGGTGGTCTTTTGATGGCAAATAAGAAGTGTGAGCTTCCTTTAGGCTCTTACAGAAATCACAGCAAGGGATATGAAGAGGTTCATGTGCCAGCATTGAAGCCCAAACCTTTTGCTCCTGATGAGAAGCTTGTAGAGATATCAACCATGCCAAGCTGGGCACAACCAGCTTTTGAGGGGATGACTCAGTTAAATAGGGTTCAGAGTAAAGTTTATGAGACAGCCCTATTTAAAGCAGACAATCTTTTACTCTGTGCCCCCACTGGAGCAGGGAAAACCAATGTTGCTATGCTCACGATTCTGCAGCAGATAGGTTTACATATGAATGAGGATGGTACGTTCAACCGCAGTGACTACAAGATTGTCTATGTGGCACCAATGAAAGCCCTTGTTGCTGAAATCGTTGGTAATCTGTCTAATCGTTTGGAGCCCCACTATGGCATCATTGTGAAGGAGTTGAGTGGAGATCAGTCTTTGACCCGTCAACAGATTGAGGAAACACAAATCATTGTCACCACTCCAGAGAAGTGGGATATTATAACAAGAAAATCAGGAGACCGCACTTAtactaagcttttgaagcttCTAATTATTGATGAAATTCATCTTCTCCATGATAATAGAGGACCTGTTCTGGAGAGTATTGTGGCAAGAACTCTTAGACAAATTGAGACCACAAAGGAACATATTCGGTTGGTTGGGTTATCTGCCACAATTCCCAATTATGATGATGTTGCGTTATTTATGCGGGTTGAGTTGGAGAAAGGCCTGTTTCATTTTGACAATAGTTACAGACCTTGCCCACTTGCTCAGCAGTATATTGGAATTACGGTAAAGAAGCCATTGCAGAGATTTCAAGTGATGAATGATATTTGTTATGAAAAGGTGATTGGAGTGGCTGGAAAGCATCAGGTGCTTATCTTTGTTCATTCAAGGAAAGAAACAACAAAGACTGCGCGTGCAATTAGAGACGCTGCTCTTGCTGATGACACCCTGGGGATCTTTTTGAAAGAGGATAGTGCAGCTCGTGAGATTCTGCGTGATCATACTGAGCTGGTGAAAAGCAATGATCTTAAGGATTTGTTACCTTATGGTCTTGCAATTCATAATGCAGGAATGGCCAGGGCTGACCGTGATCTTGTTGAGGTATTATTTGCTGATGGACACATTCAAGTACTTGTTTCAACAGCTACTCTTGCATGGGGTGTGAACTTGCCTGCCCACACTGTGATTATCAAAGGAACCCAGATTTATAATCCAGAAAAAGGAGCCTGGACAGAGCTTAGTCCTCTAGATGTCATGCAGATGTTGGGTCGTGCAGGGAGACCACAGTTTGATACTTATGGTGAAGGTATTGTTATTACTGGACACAGTGAGATGCAATACTATCTTTCACTGATGAATCAACAGCTTCCTATTGAAAGTCAGTTTGTAGCCAAGTTGGCTGATCAGTTGAATGCAGAAATAGTCCTTGGAACCGTGCAGAATGCAAAAGAAGCCCTCAATTGGCTTCGTTATACTTATTTATACGTTCGTATGATGCACAACCCTACACTCTATGGTTTATCAGCGGATGCTCTGACAAGAGATCCTTCACTTCTGGATTGGAGATCTGATCTG GTTCATTCTGCTGCCACAATACTGGATAAAAACAATCTGGTGAAGTATGATAGAAAAAGTGGGTATTTTCAGGTTACTGATTTGGGTCGAATTGCAAGTTATTACTACATAACTCATGGAACTATTGCTACTTACAATGAGCATTTGAAGCCTACCATGACCGACATTGAGCTTTGTAGATTGTTTTCACTGAGCGAGGAGTTCAAATACATAACAGCAAGACAGgatgagaagatggagcttgcaATGCTTTTGGACCGTGTTCCTAATCCCATCAAGGAAAGTTTGGAAGAGCCCAGTGCAAAGATCAATGTCCTACTCCAGGCATATATTTCTCAGTTAAAGCTTGAAGGACTTTCTTTGACATCTGACATGGTGTTCATAACTCAG AGCGCAGGACGTCTTATGCGGGCTCTTTTTGAGATTGTAGTGAAAAGAGGGTGGGCCCGGTTAGCCGAGAAAGCCTTGAACTTGTGCAAAATGATAAACAAGAGGATCTGGAGCGTACAAACCCCTTTACGCCAATTTCACGGGATTAAAAATGACATATTGATGAAACTGGAGAAGAAGGATTTGGCATGGGAAAGGTATTATGATCTGTCATCACAGGAGCTGGGAGAGCTTGTTCGAGCCCCCAAATTGGGGAAAAATCTTCACAAGTGCATTCACCAATTCCCAAAACTTAATCTTGCAGCACATGTTCAACCAATCACCCGCACCATCTTGAGGGTGGAACTCACTATCACTCCTGATTTTCAATGGGAAGACAGGATTCATGGGTATGTGGAACCATTTTGGGTGATTGTAGAAGATAATGATGGGGAATACATACTCCATAACGAGTATTTCTTGTTGAAGAAACAGTATATTGACGAGGACCACACTTTGAGTTTCACAGTCCCGATTTATGAACCTTTGCCACCTCAGTACTTCATTAAGGTTGTCTCAGACAGATGGCTTGGATCCCTGTCTGTTTTGCCTGTTACTTTCCGCCACCTAATCTTACCAGAAAAGTATCCTCCACCAACAGAGCTGCTGGACTTGCAGCCACTCCCTGTGACTGCTTTGAGAAATCCTTTATACGAAGCCCTTTATCAAGAATTCAAACACTTAAACCCTGTCCAAACTCAAGTCTTCACAGTTCTATACAACACTGATGACAATGTGTTGGTTGCTGCACCAACTGGCAGTGGGAAGACCATTTGTGCAGAGTTTGCAGTTTTAAGGAACCATCAGAAAGTTTCAGAGGGAGTGATGCGTGCTGTTTACATTGCTCCTGTTGAAGCACTTGCCAAGGAGCGATATAATGAATGGAAAAAGAAATTTGGAGATGGTCTTGGGCTGAGGGTGTGTGAGTTGACAGGGGAAACAGCCACAGATTTGAAGCTTCTTGAAAAAGGGCAGGTGATAATCAGCACTCCGGATAGATGGGATGCTTTGTCTCGTAGATGGAAGCAGCGAAAGCATATTCAGCAGGTAAGTCTTTTTATTGTTGATGAGTTGCATTTGATTGGGGGTCAAGGTGGGCCAGTGTTGGAGGTGATAGTCTCTAGGATGAGATACATTGCTAGTCAAGGTCATAACATTCGAATAGTGGCACTATCCACTTCACTTGCAAATGCCAAAGATTTAGGTGAATGGATTGGGGCCACATCACATGGTCTTTTCAATTTCCCACCAGGTGTTAGGCCTGTACCTTTGGAAATCCATATTCAGGGGATAGACATAGCCAACTTTGAAGCCAGAATGCAAGCCATGAGCAAACCTACTTACACTGCTATTGTCCAACATGCCAAGAATGGAAAACCAGCCATTGTCTTTGTTCCAACAAGGAAGCATGCAAGGTTAACTGCTGTGGATCTGATGACATATTCGAGTGCTGAAAGTACATACGAGAATGGAGAGAAGCCTTTGTTCTTACTTCAATCTGAAAATGAGATAAGCCCGTTTATTGAGCGGATTAAAGAACCCATGTTGAAGGAAACTCTGGTCTATGGTGTGGGATATCTGCATGAGGGTCTAACCACAACTGACCAAGATATAGTCAGGACACTGTTTGAAACTGGTTGTATTCAGGTATGTGTGATGAGTGGTACAATGTGTTGGGGGGTTTCTCTTCGTGCACATTTGGTGGTGGTTATGGGAACGCAGTACTATGATGGCCGAGAAAACGCACACACCGATTATCCGGTTACTGATCTTCTTCAGATGATGGGCCTTGCAAGTCGGCCTCTTGTGGACAATTCTGGTAAATGTGTCGTCTTTTGCCATGCACCACGTAAGGAGTACTACAAAAAGTTCTTATTCGAAGCATTCCCAGTTGAAAGCCATCTGCATCACCACCTACATGATAATCTGAATGCTGAGGTGGTTGTTGAAGTGATTGCCAACAAGCAAGATCCTGTTGATTATCTGACCTGGACATTCATATACAGGAGGCTTACACAGAACCCGAATTACTACAATCTTCAAGGTGTGAGTCAAAGGCATCTCTCGGATCACCTGTCTGAACTTGTGGAGAACACTTTAAGCGACCTGGAAGCGAGTAATTGTGTTACAATCAATGGTGATTTTTATCTTTCCCCTAACAATCTGGGTATTATTGCTTCTTATTATTACATCAGTTACACTACAATAGAACGATTCAGCTCTTCGTTGACCCCAAAGACAAAGCTGAAGGGCCTTTTAGAGATTTTGGCTTCTGCTTCAGAGTTTGAACAACTTCCGGTACGCCCTGGAGAAGAGGATTTGATACGTAGGTTGATCCATCATCAAAGATTTTCATTTGAGAACCCTAGATACACGGATCCTCATGTGAAGGTAAACACACTGCTTCAAGCTCACTTTTCCAGGCAGATGCAGATGGTGGGAGGAAACCTAGGTTCTGACCAGCAAGAAGTGGTGCTATCTGCAAGTAGGTTGCTTCAGGCCATGGTTGATGTTATTTCAAGCAACGGGTGGCTTAGCTTGGCTCTTCTGACCATGGAAGTGAGCCAGATGGTGACACAAGGCATGTGGGAGAGAGACTCTGTTCTGTTACAGCTGCCTCATTTTACAAAAGATGTAGCCAAGAGATGCCAGGAAAACCCTGGAAGGAGTATCGAGACTGTGTTTGACTTGGTGGAAATGGAGGACGATGAGAGAAGGGAGCTGTTACAGATGTCAGATCCTCAGCTCATGGATATCGCAAAGTTTTGCAACCGGTTCCCTAATATCGATTTGTCGTACGATGTGGTGGATGGTGACAACATTAGGGCTGGAGAGGAGTTTACGATGGTGGTGACACTGGAAAGGGATTTGGAGGGTAGGACAGAGGTGGGACCGGTGGATGCCCCGAGGTATCTGAAAGGGAAAGAGGaagggtggtggttggtggttggTGACACAAAGAGCAACCAGTTGCTTGCAATCAAGAGGGTTTCGTTGCAGAGGAAGGCCAAGGTGAAGCTTGATAACATAACTGCTCCTAGCGACGCAGTTGGGAAGAAGAGCTTTACTCTGTATTTCATGTGTGACTCTTACATGGGATGTGACCAGGAGTATAGCTTTTCTATTGATGTCAAAGCAGGAAGAGGCTCAGATGATTGA